The following coding sequences lie in one Lolium perenne isolate Kyuss_39 chromosome 2, Kyuss_2.0, whole genome shotgun sequence genomic window:
- the LOC127330274 gene encoding transcription initiation factor IIB-like codes for MCDGANNMRYCPDCRRVVAVFNHHVSGDTVCTQCARVLDQRYVDESSEWRSFLNDVGGIDGSGHVHAGGAANHLLADAVQPNATTTAYPSPVSNVQSPEASDSDDTHGEEGACSVLPRMRGAVGAAGHPQGGAMPKMRGAVAAAAAHPRGGAMPKMRGAVPDKSLADAFHSIDDMAERLGLAEPIRERAREMYRKLEEAKAFPKGGKCRNRHALYAACLHVACRAAGTPRTFKELASVTGDSATAGIKDIGRLVKHIKDHLGDEGGAQAAGEMMMSTTVRAGDYLRRFGSLLGMGDQEVNAALEAARRLEKNLDVRRNPDSIAASVIYMAIQRAGADQSIRDVSTATGVSEVTIREVYYKDLRPHAELLFG; via the coding sequence ATGTGCGACGGAGCGAACAACATGCGCTACTGCCCGGACTGCCGCCGCGTGGTCGCGGTGTTCAACCACCACGTCTCCGGCGACACCGTGTGCACCCAGTGCGCGCGCGTGCTCGACCAGCGCTACGTCGACGAGTCCTCCGAGTGGCGCTCCTTCCTCAACGACGTTGGGGGCATTGACGGCAGCGGCCACGTCCACGCCGGCGGCGCCGCCAACCATTTACTCGCCGACGCCGTCCAACCCAACGCCACGACGACCGCTTACCCTTCCCCAGTAAGCAACGTGCAGTCTCCCGAAGCCAGCGACAGCGACGACACACACGGAGAAGAGGGCGCCTGCTCAGTACTACCGAGGATGCGCGGCGCGGTCGGTGCTGCAGGTCATCCACAAGGCGGCGCCATGCCCAAGATGCGCGGCGCGGTCGCTGCtgcagcagctcatccacgaggcggcgccatgcCCAAGATGCGCGGCGCGGTACCCGACAAGTCGCTCGCCGACGCGTTCCACTCCATCGACGACATGGCGGAGCGGCTGGGGCTGGCGGAGCCCATCAGGGAGCGCGCCAGGGAAATGTACAGGAAGCTGGAGGAGGCCAAGGCGTTCCCCAAGGGCGGCAAGTGCAGGAACCGGCACGCGCTCTACGCGGCCTGCCTCCACGTCGCGTGCCGCGCCGCGGGCACCCCGCGGACGTTCAAGGAGCTGGCGTCGGTGACGGGCGACAGCGCGACGGCGGGGATCAAGGACATCGGGAGGCTCGTGAAGCACATCAAGGATCATCTCGGGGACGAGGGCGGCGCGCAGGCGGCCGGGGAGATGATGATGAGCACCACCGTGCGGGCGGGCGACTACCTGCGCCGCTTCGGTTCGCTGCTCGGGATGGGCGACCAGGAGGTGAACGCGGCGTTGGAGGCGGCGCGGAGGCTGGAGAAGAACCTGGATGTGAGGCGCAACCCTGATTCCATCGCCGCCTCCGTCATCTACATGGCGATCCAGCGCGCCGGTGCCGACCAATCCATCCGCGACGTGTCGACGGCCACCGGGGTCAGCGAGGTGACCATCAGGGAGGTTTACTACAAGGACCTGAGGCCACACGCCGAGCTGCTATTTGGCTAG